The sequence below is a genomic window from Amphiprion ocellaris isolate individual 3 ecotype Okinawa chromosome 16, ASM2253959v1, whole genome shotgun sequence.
GTTGTAAAAGTTATTACAGCACCTATAAAGcccattttattatattatgcATACAGTGCAGACaggtgtatttgtgtgtatgatTCATTGCAGCTTTTAAGTGAAGGCATCCAGGGTTGGtcacaaaaggagaaaacaagcaaagcactttatttgaattattaataatcaATGGAATTATTAATATCccagaaaataacaaacacCAACCTTCTTGGGAAATCAAAACCTCCTTTAACcttgagtgcatttttttttttttttttttttggtcaggtATGCATTGATAGAAAGTCATATAGAAAATTTGCATATCCACCAGCAGCTCCATCCCGCAGCAGCGCTCCTTCTCTCCCTCGCTCGCTCACTCGCTCGCAGGTGCGCGCACAGTCACGCACTCCGTCGTTCACGCGCGCTCCGGTCTCTACCGTGCCAGCCTCTGTAGTCGCGGTGTCCCAAACACAACACCGAGCAAACGGTTGTCGTTTTCCTCCCGGGACAGATCCTGCACCTCCACACTAGAATATGGCGACAGAGGTAAGAAATCCGCtgcattttttctctctctcttagtATTCTGTGGACAGAACCTGAGGAATGATCCTCTTcgagctgctttttttttttttttctaacagatGCAGGTTGAGAAATGCAGTCTTgtaaactaaatgttttgcttGCTTGTGGCTCGTCGTGATTCGGGTGATCAGTTGGGCTGCATCAGTTCAATCAGATGAAACGAGTGGGTCTTGAAGACTGAGGGGGATTTGAAGTCACTGTGCACAGATTCTGGCCATTTCTCTTACTTTCATTGCTGTCTGTAGGCTGTAACTGCAGACAGATCTCGTCAGATATGTAACTTTTAGAGTGTTTTTACTCGTTTTCTCTTcgttcctttatttatttattttgcattatcTAGAGATAAATCGGTGTCATTCAGCTAGAGAACATCCAGTTGGCTGATGAGAGTGCAGCTGATGATGGAGCagtcagcaccatggacagggacactctctccctgtctctccctctgtcaCACTTCTAAATTAGCTTGACAAGCCTCTATTCTTGCATTTTGAACGTGCCACATACTCAAACATGCTTCCACACTCAACTATTTCCCCCCCATTTCATTCCTGTGATAAATGCAGTTTCCATGACTGGCGACTGTAAGCATCTCTATATAGATGATGCAGAGAGAGAAGTGGTATCATTGAGGCAGTGTTACAACAATTTTCTCCAAACAGCATCAACAGTGGATGTATTTTTAGCGTCAGTAATGCCCGCTAGCTCTCTGGCCAGCAGCACATCTTTCAACCCGTCCACCCACCCTTGTGTCCTTGGTGATGTCACCATATTGCTGAAGACATAGCCGCTTTAGTTATCATATCGATGATCTGACTAGAGGAGACGGCCACTTCGGTGCGAGTTGGAAAGAGCTGACTCTCAAGCTTATATGTGTGTATTCACATGCATTCATGTAAAATATATCTGCAGGTAGCAAGTTGTAATTCCAACATAATGACGCTGCAGGTGAATGTGCAGTGAACAGGAAGCtgggcaaaattcatgattatgttttttttttttttttccctgagcCTGCAAGACATTGGCAGAGTGGCCCTGATTTCCTCTGGTGGTCTGCCAGTATCCCCGTCCAAGCCCCATCAATTACACgtgcacatgcatgcatgcacgcaAACACAGCACATATAGTGTGTGTGGACCCAGGACAGATTTTACATCCAAAGCCCATCAATTATCCATGGCATATTAAATGTGAACAGGCTGCTGCAGTTTGTAACCATCAGTGATTGGAGACTGAGATGAGCATCACAGTTTGCTTCCTGTCCGTGTTTTTATCCATCTGTCTCCACGTCGCACATTATATTATCTATGACATGCCAAGTCAGCAAATGATCACGTTAAATGACTGACTAAATATCAGCTCTTTCTGCAGACTGTTTGTGCTGCATGGACGGTCTCTGGATCCATTAGGTCCACTAGTGCCAGATCCTCCTCTCAGTCTGTATTCTAGCTCTGGCTCGAGTGTTACACTGCTGAGGAATAGTATGTCAAAGCACAGTAATCATCTCAGAGACTGGCACCGGCTCAACTCCCTGCTGAAACAATGTTCCACCTTTTCCAAAGAAAagatttcttcttctgtcccACAGTCGCTGGTCTTCCACCTGGATGTCATGGaagtttcacagttttgtcaGCGCTGTCCAAACACCATTGATTTATAGACCTCTGGCTAACCCGGCTTGGCAGCAAACATAGAAGATTTTGTCTCAATGGCAGGGGACCACTTCTGTTGTGAAGGGATGAAAAGAGGGAGCTGACAGTGAGGAAGATGCTGAAAGAGCTATGAGCGATGAGAATGAAACGGCTAACTCGGAGTGCATTTACTGTGCGTACTGTAATTGCGTGTGCGTGTACCATTTGCGAGGTTTGCCCACTGGCAGCACTCGCCCATGTTGTCGCTGTGTTTTCCTTGAGTCGGAGTGACTTAACTAGGAAACATGTCATGGCAATGAGACTCACACCGACTCACAGATCTAAACTGGAGGGAATAAAGCAGGGGGGTGGAATCAGAGTGTAGGAATAGAAAGAAATGACAAAggaaatgtggtgtttttttatttgagcAGCACACTTGGTCATGAGAGGTCACTGATGCATCATGGGTCTAAATTgactttatttttccttttatttgccTGCTCAGCCAGTGGCTATATCTGATCTTACAAGAGATGCATTAGTTTTTGAGCAGCAGTTAAGTTTCCACGCGATCATTCTTTCTTATAAAACTCtttaataaaatgtgaataGGTTGGACCACTATAACATTCATATAAATTAGCAAGATAAATTGCTTTAATTCATGTGCATTGCTGTTCTGCAGTTAGAATTAGATTtatgttgtgtctctgtgccGTTTAGTTCATCTGTTTTTATCTTTGGTGCCCTTGaggctgtgtgtttttatgagctTGTTACCTGGAGATAAGTCTTCATTCAGCAActtctttcctctctgtttgtgtttaatcaGTGCGCAAGGAAATGTTAACTAAACTAAAAGTAATGGATGTGTGGGTGGAAAGAGAAGCCAGACAGTGCAGCACGATGCGGAGCTCCTTAATAGAGTCCTGTGTGATCAGTTTGACACTTTAACTTTGCTGTCTGCCTGCGTACTATATTTAGACGCAGGAACAGACTAGATTTGAACCCTGATCTCCCACACAAGGAGAGTTAATGATAAACTGCCAACAGAAAACATTTATCTTCGAGGCTTTAATGGACACAGACAATTCTGCCGGTAACGTCAACACCACGTGACTAAAGACAGATTTCATCGAGTTCCTAATGTCAGTGGGAAAAGGCTGTTTTAGGACTTTGACGGATGTAAATGACTTGTAAGAGAATAAAAGCTTCCTGGTTATCCAGGTTTGATTGGCATTAAATTGCAAAAAAGTGCATGTTTAGTTAGGAAGAAGCACGGCAACGTAGCTCTCCCCTCCCTTTGACATTTAATAAGCATGGAATAATGAAAGCAATGTTAAAACCAGCAGTTGTCAATATGGAAAAATATTATGGGCAAGTGGTGTGTGTGAGATTTTATGTGTGTGAGGTGTGATTGTGTAAGAGCCTCTTTGCACTGTGCAGTGTTAAGCTGCCTGAGGTAAAACAGAACAGTTGTGAGAGACGCATGCAAAAGTCAGAGCTGGCGATGGTCGGAGACATCCACAGACAGACTATTTTGGATCAAATTCTCGAGTAACCCGCTGCTATGACCCACATTTAAAAACCGCCCAATCACAGTGGGACATGGAATCATGGAAAATGCAATGACGATTCACAAGTGGCATTTTGTAAATGCAAACACATGTAACCAAAACAGTGgaggcaaaatgaaaacaaagtctGTGGGACTCTGCTGGACATGCCTTGGATTAATAAAACAGTCTGACACATGTTGTGGTCAAGATTATATTATTTTCATCTCACACAGTGTGTCAAGACAAacttattattgttgttgcacagaaatacacaaagagTGTAAAAAATTGGTCAGTTTCTTTTTCCTCAGCCCAACCTTTAGCAGATCAGTTTTAAAACCTGGAACACAGTTGACACAGCTCCTTAAAACTGAGAGAGTGGTGGGTGAGATATTCTAAAAATCTATATTTGGACAAATAGTTCGTAGTGAGACATGATTCGTGCCGGCTTCACAGCAAGACACATGTAAGTCAGAGTTCAGTTGGTCAACAACAGGCCAAAACACAGCATGACATCCCACTGGCCTGAATACAGTTCACATGACACGGCAACTTTGTAATGTTCACTCACATGACTCTGGGCCGGACCTCGACCAGAACCCccatcaacacaaacactggCATCAGCTTTGGTATTTTCTACAAGTGCCTAGATCTGCGGCAGTGTTTGTGATTTAGAGGCAGGCAGAGTGCCATGTAAAACTCCAGTTCTTCTTCCATGATAGGTGTATTAGTGAGACCACACAGAGGTGGAAATTAGGGtatattttttagtatttcacACAAATAGTTGTGTGCAAAAGTGTGTTCAAAATTAGTTTGCATCCTACTTTCTTTGGTCATCGTTCCAGTCACTCCATCGTTTCCTTATCTTATCTGTTGCTCTTTCTCTCCTTATCTCTaccttttccattttctgtccttCTTTCTGCCTTAATTTACAGTCTTATGCTTTCTTCCATCTCTTATTTTATCCCTTTTCAGTCCGTCTTTCTTTCCAGCCCACAATTTCCTTCCTCGCTAAATTCTGAattctttttcatcatttttttttctcttttctgtctggTTTCATGCTCTTTCCTTATGTCCTCCTTTACTCacctttttcatcttttttcctACATATTTTCCTTCTAATCTCTgctcatttctttctttattttacttttattcatttcagtCTTTCCTTAATTGGATGCCTCCACACATCCTCATATCTTCCTACCAGTGCTTttgatcttttttctttttcttctttctttctttctctctgtttctcttttctctACTCTCATTAccatattttttcccttttcctgTCATTCTGTTTGTAATCCGCATAACTGGACTCAAGTCGGAGGTTTTCACTTGGAAGCACCACTAAGTGTAACTTGAGATACTcgaggtgtttttttgtttgttttaactgtAATAAGTGTAAGTAATTGTGTTTAACAATTCCATAATCTGATTGCAGGACACCTAATTGGCAAAGAGTATTTTCCACTGTGGTATTGCTAATTGCATTAATGGTCAGAGTATCTTTTCATCACATACTTGCATGTACATATAATTATTTGCACACATTCTCACAGTCACAAAGAACCTGTGTTATCTTAATGAACTTGACTCTCAGCCAACTGATTCTAACTCGGATAAATGATGCACAACCTTGTGATGATAATTGCTTCTATTAATAGCATGACTTGTTGTTCATCATGATGGCCTGAAGATAGTGCAGGGAAGAGAGAGCTGGCCACGTTAGAGACacagaagaagcagaaagaaggaTATTAAAAGCTCTGCTTGTGAAATGATTGTGGCTGTTAGCAGACCAAAATAGCAGCTTGGATGCTATTCCTGGTTGTGAGTGATATACCCTAAATAGAGATGAAGGGCTGGCACTGTGCTGTGTCTGCTTACTGGGAAATGACTCTTTCTGGCTCACACATGCAGGTATCCTACCTTTTGATAATAGCAGCACTGCTGTAGCTGAACAAACTTTGGCAACAATACCCACtgaataaaatggaataaataaagTCAATAGGTGCACAAATGGTGGACATTTTCTCTAAAATAGGGTGTTTTTGCAAAATTGTATGGCTCTGAAATTAATGAATGACCAAGAAGAAGTGCTATTCAGGAGGTATTTAGCATCAGAATTGTGACTGAGAAGCATCTAAAGCACTAGCATGACCTGTTCCACAACCTTATCGACTTCAAGAGGGCTTTCGATCATGTCTGGCAGGTGATAAGGAGCTGCAGCACTGACAGTGACTTCCAATGGGATCCAGACAATTCGATCAAAGCAGACTTCTTAGAGTTCTTTGGAACAACTGTGAGAATGTGTCAGGAATGCTTCCTCTCTCCTGTTCAACATgttctggacaaaaaaaaaataatgagccAAACCAAGGTCGAGCTGTCAGTCATCCATGACTATTAAAGGACGTCCATTCTGTGACCTCAGAGTCACTGATCATATAGACCTCATCAGAGGCAGTGGGAAAGAACTTCAAGAACTCACCACCAGATTAGAGGTTGCAGCAAAAGGATCTGAAATGGAAATCAGCACAGAGAAAATGCCAAAATCCTTGtaagcagcaacagcaacaaacatCATGCTGAACCGACAACGACTCAAAGAAGTCGACAGTTTCATATACTTGTGGTCCACTGTTGCGTCGGATGGCAGGTCAGCAAAAGACTGAGCCTGGCCTCATCTGAAATAACCAAACTCAACATCATCTGGAGAGTTAACAACATCATCCTGCCAGTTACTGGAGTAAATACAAGTTGTTGGTGATCTTCTTTCTCCTTTACGGATGTGCGATTGGACGCTGAATGTCGTAACTTGAAGACATTCGGGTGTTCTAGAACAAATGCTACAGGAAGCTCCTGTGCATCCACTACACCTAACAAAGGACTAAGAAATACGTCACACAGCAGATAGACGCACTAACAAGCTTGTAAGAACCATTTGTAGGTGCTCTGTGGTGCCAGAAACCTGCATGGTACAGCCATATTAACCGCTGTGACTCCCCGTCCAACGCCATCTTCCAGAGCATGGCAGAAGAAAAGCACCAAAGAGGCCCACACTGCAAAGCCTGGCTCGGCAGTGTTGAAGTGTAGAACAGCCAAGCCTGTGACACACTGTTGCAAACATTGGAGGACAGCCGGCGGTGGTTCCCTAACTGCCCTCTCTGGCATGCCAACCCTCCAACACCATTTAAGAGAGTGCTGACTGACTGACGAGAATACAACCTCATATTTCTCACTTTACTTTCTCAACACTTTCTtgtcctcccctccctccctctctcttttacCCCCTCCATGCTCCGACTGTATCTCTAATTACCATCCTCTTGAGGAGAGTAATTTAGATCAGCAGGGGACAAGTTTACACTGGCCCACTTGCTTGTTGCTGTATGCTTCTAAGGGGAATGAGTGTTTGGGTGTAAAACATACCACTCACCACCAAAGTGCTGTAAAGAGGAGTCTTTCAGAGTGTTATTGCTGCAGTCGGGCCTATTGATGCTGGAGCAATGAAGTGAGAGTGCTAACTACGATAAGTCTGGACTGCTGTCGATGGAGTCAGCCATTCTCTCAGTGTAGCCCAGTTGCACTTGTGTTCTCAGACGGAAACGCAACTCAGTGCCGTCAGGAAATATCGAATTACCctgtgtaaatattgtataaGCCTTGCTATTCAGAATTCCTCTATACAAGTGGATTTAAACTATCATGTTTTGATGTTGAAACAGGCCTAAACATAAGTTGACTGCACAGTAGAAGTCTTTGTGCAGATCCATTTATTGACAGTACAAAGAATGAACCCAGTCTGATTacaaagtgggaaaaaaatcctaaacagtgagtggtttgtttttttttttttttgctgagacTGGAATTGTTTGTAAAGAAAATTGTCTCTGTAAGTGATCAATGTATATGTGTAGTGTAGATCAATGCAAATGTATTTTGAGTCACAAATTTAACATGCCTGCTTTTCTATTGTCTTCCAAGTTCCACAACCTTCAGGAGCTGCGGCACAGTGCGTCGCTGGTAACAAAGGTGTTTATCCAGAGAGACTACAGCGAAGGAACCGTGTGCCGATTCCAGACCAAGTTCCCTTCAGAGCTCGACAGCAGGGtgagcacaaacacactcgCATATGCATATCCAGACAAATGTATTGTCTTGGCAAAATCCCAGGCCACTTGAAAACTCCCACATGCTCGAATACAGACTGACAGCTCAGTATAGCTTAATAAGATCACTACGATGGTGCATCCATGATGACAAAACACATGTGAATGATAGATATCAGCTTCCGCAGTGGTAATCCCCTTAATCGTGGAATTTGAGATCCAAACATTAAGCTTTATCAGTAAGTACAGTGACATTGCAAGATGAACTTTCCACCTCACCACAGATGGACACAAACTTTAGCAGCTTGAGTGACCTCTAATGTTCTGCATCTCAAACTCTGCAGAATAAAAATGACACTATATTCACTCTACACCAGCCACTGGGAGGAAATATGCAGTTTATTTAtgcagttttgctcttttcaccTGGCTATACTGGCGAGAATGGTGCTGTGTAGGGGAATTACTGTAGATTTGTCTGGCAATTAGCATCTACAGCAGACAGTCCACACggagagagcaaaaaaaaagaaatacaggcTCAGAGGGAAAACAGTGGGAGTCAGTGTAAAGGGACCGTTAGAAATCCGCATCAGTTCACCATAAATATTCTCTGTCAGTGCCTCTAACCGCTACCCATTGCTGTCATGCTTCTTAGTAATTTTTCATCCTAGCCTCAAGTTTTTCCACATTCTGCAAGCgagttgtgtttctaaattgcTTAACAAAATAGGAATATTTTGGGTTGAGCAGAATGCAGTTGGTATGTTTGGCAGGTTGATTTGTAGCTGAACAGCTTGCTCCCTGCAGCAATGCCAGGACACTTTTCACTTGTGCAGTCCTTACGGTGTGTGTGAACGCCTCCGTATCTCTACCTgggtgtgtgcttgtgtttgtaAGCAGATTGAGCGAACGTTGCTGGAGGAAACGGTGAAGACCCTGAACTCGTATTATGCGGAGGCCGAAAAAATTGGAGGTCAGTCGTACCTGGAAGGATGTCTGGCTTGTGCAACAGCTTACATCATCTTCCTCTGCATGGAGACACGCTATGAGAAGGTAATAAATCTGTGAACACCTAAGTTTTAGCACACAAAATGTATCATATGGTGACTGGAAGTACGGTTTACCTGGAAAAAGATGGAATTTATTTAAGATAATGCTGCTTCATAAATTTTGAGAGTTAAGTAAGAAGGTCGATACCACTCCGATGGTCGCATAAAATATATGAAGCTAAGCCAACAGATGATTAACTTAGCTTAGGATTAAGCCTAGCAGAAGGGGAAAACAGCACCTCTGGCTCTGGATCgacttaaaaaaaactctttgcACTTGTGGTTTGCATTTCAGCATGCATACcaattattaatttattcttgCTGGAGTGTTATTAAGTGCACATTTTGAACTTGGACAAAGTCAAATTAGCTGCTTCGCTCTGCCTCTTTAATGCTGAGCTGGACTAATTGCCTTCAAACTCCATCTCTATAGTCAATAAACAGACATAAGAGAGAATgggcatatttcccaaaatggtgAATTATTCCTTTG
It includes:
- the golga7bb gene encoding golgin subfamily A member 7B; translation: MATEFHNLQELRHSASLVTKVFIQRDYSEGTVCRFQTKFPSELDSRIERTLLEETVKTLNSYYAEAEKIGGQSYLEGCLACATAYIIFLCMETRYEKVLRKISGYIQEQNEKIYAPRGLLITDPIERGMRVLEISLFEDRGSGGSSPSSSMSSGSSAR